A stretch of Arachis hypogaea cultivar Tifrunner chromosome 15, arahy.Tifrunner.gnm2.J5K5, whole genome shotgun sequence DNA encodes these proteins:
- the LOC112751274 gene encoding uncharacterized protein, whose amino-acid sequence MTPPPSRDQFPLLSSLLTFFLIFNITNSQLHDQEHQLLLRIKQYFHNPPSLSHWTPSSSTSSSSHCSWPEITCNNDGSVTGITISNANLNQTIPSFLCDLKNLTRVDFSQNFIPGEFPITLYNCSQLQYLDLHMNNFVGEVPDDIDTLSNLQYLNLASTNFAGDVPAAIGKLKELRVLRLQYCLFNGTLPDEIGDLSNLEFLDLSTNTMLPSTTLPPSWTRLKKLKIFYVFACNLVGEIPETIGEMVALEELDLSQNKLTGQIPSGLFKPKNLSIVYLSRNKLSGTIPDVIEASNLTIVDLTNNNLTGKIPNDFGKLGNLKGLKLSLNSLSGELPQSLGHLPALIDFRVFSNKLSGTLPSDFGRYSKLEIFLAGDNDFTGNLPEDLCYYGVLHNLTVSENNLNGELPESLGNCRTLQELKIQKNGFSGSIPSGLWTSFNLSNFIVAHNKFSGELPERLSANISRFDIGDNQFSGRIPAGVSSWTNVEYFDASKNNLTGSMPPGITALPKLLYLNLHQNQLTGPLPSDILSWKSLEILVLSQNKLSGQIPVTIGRLPALNMLDLSENQFSGQIPSLPSTLSNFNLSSNHLTGRIPSEFENSAYASCFLDNSGLCAATRVLNLALCNSSPQRQTKGSSWSLGLIISLVVIAIFLASLAAFLITRLYSKRKCGLDNSWKLISFQRLSFRESSIVSSLTENNIIGSGGYGTVYRVPVDGFGYVAVKKIWNNRKLNHRLESSFHAEVKILSNIRHGNIVKLLCCIFNEDSMLLVYEYLENHSLDKWLHKKSKSSSMSGKVNHFFLDWPKRLQIAIGIAQGLTYMHYDCSPPVVHRDVKTSNILLDSQFNAKVADFGLAKMMIKPLTTMTSVVGSFGYIAPEYVQTTKVSEKIDVFSFGVILLELTTGKEANYGDEHSSLSEWAWRHVQLGTNVDELLDTDVLEASYSDEMCSVFKLGVMCTSPLPAGRPQMKEALQLLHRFGEGYEFGERNIGKDEIIPLIKNSKTETRLDIDNDSD is encoded by the exons ATGACACCACCACCCTCACGTGACCAATTTCCGTTACTCTCTTCCCTTCTAACCTTCTTCCTTATTTTCAACATTACCAACTCCCAGCTTCACGATCAAGAACACCAACTCCTCCTGAGGATAAAACAGTACTTTCACAACCCACCTTCACTCTCTCACTGGACCCCCTCCtcctccacctcctcctcctctcacTGTTCTTGGCCTGAGATCACCTGCAACAACGACGGTTCCGTCACCGGAATAACCATATCCAACGCCAATCTCAACCAAACAATACCTTCTTTCTTGTGTGACCTCAAGAACCTGACACGTgtcgatttcagccagaatttcATTCCCGGCGAGTTTCCGATCACTCTCTACAACTGCTCTCAACTTCAATACCTTGATTTGCACATGAACAACTTCGTCGGAGAAGTTCCCGATGACATTGACACGCTGTCAAATTTGCAGTACCTGAATCTCGCTTCGACGAACTTCGCCGGCGACGTTCCGGCGGCAATCGGAAAATTGAAGGAGCTCAGAGTGCTTCGCCTTCAGTACTGTCTTTTTAACGGAACTTTGCCTGATGAGattggagatttgtccaatcttgAATTCTTGGATTTGTCAACAAACACCATGCTTCCTTCTACAACGCTGCCACCAAGCTGGACCAGGTTGAAGAAACTGAAGATTTTTTATGTGTTTGCATGCAACCTGGTTGGTGAAATTCCTGAAACAATTGGAGAAATGGTGGCTTTGGAGGAGCTTGATTTGTCGCAGAACAAGTTAACTGGACAAATTCCAAGTGGTTTGTTCAAGCCGAAGAATCTGAGCATTGTGTACCTTTCGAGAAACAAGCTCTCTGGAACGATACCTGATGTGATTGAAGCATCAAACTTGACCATCGTTGATCTAACAAATAATAACCTTACAGGGAAGATACCGAATGATTTCGGAAAGCTCGGAAACTTAAAGGGACTGAAATTGTCTTTGAATAGCTTGTCAGGGGAGCTACCTCAAAGCTTAGGCCATCTGCCAGCTCTGATCGATTTTCGTGTCTTCAGCAACAAGTTATCAGGTACTCTTCCCTCTGACTTTGGCCGCTACTCAAAGCTTGAAATCTTTCTTGCTGGAGACAATGATTTCACTGGAAATCTGCCAGAGGACTTGTGTTATTATGGTGTGTTGCATAATTTAACTGTCTCTGAAAATAATCTGAACGGGGAGTTGCCAGAGTCACTAGGAAATTGCAGAACCCTGCAGGAGCTGAAAATTCAGAAGAATGGATTTTCTGGTAGCATTCCTAGTGGCCTATGGACATCTTTCAATTTGTCTAATTTCATTGTGGCGCATAATAAGTTTAGTGGTGAGCTTCCTGAAAGATTGTCTGCTAATATTTCGCGCTTTGATATCGGTGACAATCAGTTTTCCGGTAGAATTCCTGCCGGCGTGTCTTCCTGGACCAATGTGGAATACTTTGATGCCAGCAAGAACAACCTTACTGGAAGTATGCCACCTGGGATCACTGCTCTTCCCAAGCTGCTATACCTCAATCTTCATCAGAACCAGCTCACTGGGCCACTTCCATCAGATATATTATCATGGAAGTCCCTAGAAATTCTAGTTTTGAGCCAAAACAAACTCTCAGGACAAATTCCAGTCACGATTGGCCGGTTACCAGCTCTTAATATGCTTGACCTCTCAGAAAATCAATTCTCTGGCCAAATTCCCTCTCTACCTTCAACACTCAGCAATTTCAATCTGTCCTCCAATCACTTGACTGGGAGGATTCCGAGTGAATTCGAAAATTCTGCATATGCTAGCTGCTTTTTGGACAACTCCGGCCTCTGTGCTGCTACTCGAGTACTTAACCTTGCTTTGTGTAATTCTAGCCCTCAAAGGCAAACCAAAGGCTCATCTTGGTCTCTTGGTTTGATTATAAGCCTGGTAGTTATAGCTATTTTCCTGGCTTCATTAGCTGCATTCTTGATTACCAGACTTTACAGCAAAAGAAAGTGTGGATTGGACAATTCATGGAAGCTCATTTCCTTTCAAAGGCTGAGTTTCAGAGAATCAAGCATAGTATCGTCATTGACAGAGAATAATATCATTGGCAGTGGTGGATACGGTACAGTGTACCGTGTGCCTGTTGATGGATTTGGCTATGTTGcagtgaaaaagatttggaatAACAGAAAGTTAAACCACAGGCTTGAGAGCTCATTTCACGCAGAAGTTAAGATATTGAGCAATATTCGTCATGGCAACATTGTGAAGTTGTTGTGCTGTATCTTCAATGAGGATTCTATGCTCCTTGTCTACGAGTACCTAGAGAATCATAGCCTAGATAAGTGGCTGCACAAGAAGAGCAAGTCATCATCCATGTCTGGTAAAGTCAATCATTTTTTTCTTGATTGGCCAAAGAGATTGCAAATTGCCATTGGTATTGCCCAAGGCCTAACATACATGCACTATGATTGCTCGCCGCCTGTGGTTCATAGAGATGTGAAAACAAGCAACATACTTTTGGATTCTCAATTCAATGCAAAAGTTGCAGATTTTGGTCTTGCAAAGATGATGatcaagccccttaccaccatgACAAGTGTTGTTGGCTCATTTGGATATATTGCTCCAG AATATGTTCAAACAACAAAAGTGAGCGAAAAGATCGATGTCTTCAGCTTTGGGGTTATACTATTGGAATTAACAACTGGAAAAGAAGCTAATTATGGAGATGAGCACTCATCTCTTTCAGAGTGGGCATGGCGCCACGTTCAGTTAGGAACCAATGTAGACGAACTGCTGGACACTGATGTCTTGGAGGCTAGTTACAGTGATGAAATGTGCAGTGTTTTTAAACTTGGGGTCATGTGTACTTCACCATTGCCTGCTGGTAGGCCTCAAATGAAGGAGGCTTTGCAACTGTTGCATCGATTCGGTGAAGGATATGAATTTGGAGAGAGGAATATTGGGAAAGATGAAATTATTCCCCTTATTAAGAATTCAAAAACGGAAACAAGGCTGGATATTGACAATGATAGTGACTAA
- the LOC112751275 gene encoding probable RNA 3'-terminal phosphate cyclase-like protein, which produces MKTEYKRLKGSQSFRQRLLLATLSSTPIIIDDIRADETWPGLHNHEISLLRLFETVSDDCLVQINETGTKLKYKPGIIMGGTQHRPHDCGVSRSIAYFLEPLILLGLFAKKPLTITLKGITNDFKDPSVDTFKSTALPMLKRFGVPAEGLSLKIESRGVPPNGGGEVVLSLPVVQSLSAVNWTEEGFVKKIRGITFSTKVSAQFENSMIRAARGIFNPLLSDVHIFTDHRSGPQAGNSPGYGISLVAETTTGCLISADTAVSHARHEETAGLEDDSKKDLMPPEDVGRRIANILLGEIAQGGVVDSTHQGLLFLLCALCPQDFSKIRVGKLSQHGIETLRNIRDFLNLKFVIKPDPQTQSVLLKGMGYGMKNLSRKIS; this is translated from the exons atgaagacggaGTACAAGAGGCTGAAAGGAAGCCAGAGCTTCAGGCAGCGTCTTCTTCTTGCTACTCTCTCTTCAACTCCCATAATCATTGATGATATTCGTGCCGACGAGACTTGGCCTGGTCTCCACAACCACGAGATCTCCCTCCTCCGCTTGTTTGAGACGGTCTCCGATGATTGCCTCGTCCAAATCAATGAAACCG GCACCAAATTGAAATATAAACCCGGCATTATTATGGGTGGCACACAGCACCGTCCCCACGACTGCGGCGTGTCTCGCTCTATTGCTTATTTCCTGGAGCCGCTCATACTTCTTGGTTTGTTTGCCAAGAAGCCCCTCACCATCACCCTCAAAG GGATCACAAATGATTTTAAGGATCCATCAGTTGATACTTTCAAGTCTACTGCTTTGCCCATGCTAAAGCGCTTTGGGGTCCCTGCTGAAGGCCTGAGTCTTAAAATAGAGAGTCGTGGAGTACCTCCAAATGGTGGTGGAGAAGTTGTTTTGTCTCTTCCTGTTGTTCAGAGTCTATCT GCAGTTAATTGGACTGAAGAGGGATTTGTTAAGAAGATTAGAGGAATCACATTTTCAACCAAAGTGTCTGCTCAGTTTGAAAATAGCATGATTAGAGCTGCCCGTGGAATCTTCAATCCACTACTTTCAGATGTGCACATCTTCACTGACCACCGATCAGGTCCACAGGCCGGaaa TTCACCCGGATATGGGATTTCATTGGTAGCGGAGACTACTACCGGTTGCTTGATATCTGCAGATACAGCcgtttctcatgctaggcatgaAGAAACAGCTGGTCTTGAGGATGATTCAAAAAAAGATTTGATGCCTCCAGAGGATGTTGGTCGCAGAATTGCAAATATTTTGCTTGGGGAGATTGCTCAAGGGGGTGTAGTAGATTCAACACATCAG GGTCTGTTATTTCTTCTATGCGCTCTGTGTCCtcaagatttttcaaagattcgTGTTGGAAAACTTTCCCAGCATGGGATTGAAACTCTCAGAAACATAAGGGATTTCttgaatttgaagtttgttataaAACCAGACCCTCAAACACAGTCGGTTTTGCTCAAGGGTATGGGTTATGGCATGAAGAACCTTTCTCGAAAGATCTCTTGA